The proteins below are encoded in one region of Hordeum vulgare subsp. vulgare chromosome 3H, MorexV3_pseudomolecules_assembly, whole genome shotgun sequence:
- the LOC123439451 gene encoding uncharacterized protein LOC123439451 has product MGNSLRCCLACVLPCGALDLVRIVHLSGRVDEYGRAVLAGEVLAAHPNHVLSRPCGSRQQGGPRIVIIVSPETELERGEIYFLIPAASVPADAKKKTKTKREATAGAVAEEGPRHHRHHVRSKSEGSAATAAVDGRRQQQQQQHRRRMSTGSHAASWHPHLARIAEDP; this is encoded by the coding sequence ATGGGGAACAGCCTGAGGTGCTGCCTGGCGTGCGTGCTGCCGTGCGGCGCGCTGGACCTGGTCCGGATCGTGCACCTGAGCGGCCGCGTCGACGAGTACGGCCGCGCCGTGCTCGCCGGGGAGGTCCTGGCGGCGCACCCGAACCACGTGCTCAGCAGGCCCTGCGGGTCCAGGCAGCAGGGCGGGCCGCGGATCGTGATCATCGTGTCGCCGGAGACCGAGCTGGAGCGCGGCGAGATCTACTTCCTCATCCCGGCCGCCTCCGTGCCCGCCGACGCCAAGAAGAAGACCAAGACGAAGCGCGAGGCGACTGCCGGCGCCGTCGCCGAGGAGGGCCCTCGGCACCATCGGCACCACGTCCGCAGCAAGTCGGAAGGCAGCGCGGCCACGGCCGCCGTTGACGGTcgccggcagcagcagcagcagcagcaccggaGGCGCATGAGCACCGGCAGCCACGCCGCGTCGTGGCATCCGCACCTGGCGCGCATCGCCGAGGACCCCTGA